One Camelus bactrianus isolate YW-2024 breed Bactrian camel chromosome 14, ASM4877302v1, whole genome shotgun sequence genomic region harbors:
- the LATS2 gene encoding serine/threonine-protein kinase LATS2 isoform X1, translating to MRPKTFPATTYSGNSRQRLQEIREGLKQPSKPTAPGPPGGPGSDAALDAKVLGGKDAARQQQQQMRSAPKFGPYQKALREIRYSLLPFANESGPSAAAEVNRQMLQELVDAGCDQEMAGRALKQTGSRSIEAALEFISKMGYLEPGKEQIVRVVKQTSPGKGLAPTSVPRRPSFEGAGDPFPPYPQMSGAAYEGPAALEEAPRQYSDFLFAGAGPHCGPGRQHQPKGYEAPPLQGPHYRPHLLVPGEGLGYGIQRSPSFQSKSPPEAGGYASLATKGPAVPPGAGHAFQPTGATAGAYTPHPHHKQAHQVHVLGSRGPVFAGDSPPPSLVTPSRSSLNVDLYDLASPSAQQWPGATLTRRDSLQKPVAFLPEGPVPSRTNSFNSHQQPVAVPLRAGAPGKAEPSVSSPNTVTAVTAAHILHPVKSVRVMRPEPQTAVGPSHPAWVPAPTPAGESLASKDEHPLTLGGASAHPLDVEYGGTEARGRPPPYPKHLLLQSRPEQSDVDRLCAGVEQGLLGGQATEPPDRADKGQKGAKGEKTGKDKKQIQTSPVPVRRGSRAEEKRESRVKSYSPCAFKFFMEQHVENVLKTHQQKVARRLQLEQEMAKAGLCEAEQEQMRKILYQKESNYNRLKRAKMDKSMFVKIKTLGVGAFGEVCLACKVDTHALYAMKTLRKRDVLSRNQVAHVKAERDILAEADNEWVVKLYYSFQDKDSLYFVMDYIPGGDMMSLLIRMEVFPEHLARFYIAELTLAIESVHRMGFIHRDIKPDNILIDLDGHIKLTDFGLCTGFRWTHNSKYYQKGTHTRQDSMEPSDLWDDVSSCRCGDRLKTLEQRARRQHQRCLAHSLVGTPNYIAPEVLLRKGYTQLCDWWSVGVILFEMLVGQPPFLAPTPTETQLKVVNWESTLHIPAQAELSPEARDLIAKLCCSAEHRLGRNGAADLKAHPFLGAVDFSSDIRRQPAPYVPKISHPMDTSNFDPVDEEGPWQAGSEDSTKAWDALASPGGRHPEHAFYEFTFRRFFDDNGHPFRCPKPAGPGAQAEGCQPVLAT from the exons ATGAGGCCAAAGACTTTCCCTGCCACAACGTACTCCGGGAACAGCCGGCAGCGGCTGCAGGAGATCCGGGAGGGGTTGAAGCAGCCCTCCAAGCCCACGGCCCCGGGGCCGCCTGGGGGCCCTGGCAGCGACGCAGCCCTGGACGCCAAGGTCCTGGGCGGCAAGGATGCAgcccggcagcagcagcagcagatgaGAAGCGCCCCGAAGTTCGGGCCCTACCAGAAAGCACTGAGGGAGATCAGGTACTCCCTGCTGCCCTTTGCTAACGAGTCGGGACCCTCGGCAGCTGCAGAAGTGAACCGACAGATGCTGCAGGAGCTGGTGGACGCGGGCTGCGACCAG GAGATGGCGGGCAGGGCCCTCAAGCAGACCGGGAGCCGCAGCATCGAGGCCGCCCTGGAGTTCATCAGCAAGATGGGCTACCTGGAGCCGGGCAAGGAGCAGATCGTGCGGGTCGTCAAGCAGACCTCCCCAG GAAAGGGCCTCGCGCCAACCTCTGTGCCACGGAGGCCGAGCTTTGAAGGAGCTGGGGACCCTTTCCCGCCCTACCCCCAGATGAGCGGGGCAGCCTACGAGGGCCCAGCCGCCCTGGAGGAGGCGCCCCGCCAGTACTCGGACTTCCTCTTCGCGGGCGCCGGCCCTCACTGCGGGCCCGGCCGGCAGCACCAGCCCAAAGGCTATGAGGCGCCCCCACTGCAGGGCCCGCACTACCGGCCCCACCTGCTGGTGCCCGGGGAGGGCCTGGGCTACGGCATCCAGCGCAGCCCCTCCTTCCAGAGCAAGAGTCCGCCGGAGGCAGGCGGGTACGCCAGCCTGGCCACCAAGGGCCCGGCCGTGCCGCCTGGGGCTGGCCACGCGTTTCAGCCCACAGGAGCCACGGCCGGAGCCTACACGCCCCACCCTCACCACAAACAGGCCCACCAGGTGCACGTGCTCGGCTCCCGGGGGCCCGTGTTTGCAGGCGACAGCCCCCCGCCCAGCCTGGTCACACCCTCCAGGAGCAGCCTGAATGTGGACCTGTACGACCTGGCCAGCCCCTCAGCCCAGCAGTGGCCCGGCGCCACCCTGACCCGGCGCGACTCTCTCCAGAAGCCTGTGGCCTTCCTTCCCGAAGGCCCGGTCCCCAGCAGGACGAACTCTTTCAACAGCCACCAGCAGCCGGTGGCTGTGCCCCTGCGGGCGGGAGCACCAGGCAAGGCCGAGCCCTCCGTGTCCTCCCCTAACACTGTGACAGCCGTGACGGCCGCCCACATCCTGCACCCGGTGAAGAGCGTCCGCGTGATGAGGCCTGAGCCCCAGACAGCCGTGGGGCCCTCCCACCCGGCCTGGGTGCCAGCGCCCACCCCCGCGGGGGAGAGCCTGGCCTCCAAGGACGAGCACCCCCTAACCCTGGGGGGCGCCAGCGCCCACCCACTGGATGTGGAGTACGGGGGCACCGAGGCCAGAGGCCGGCCCCCACCCTACCCGAAGCACCTCCTGCTGCAGAGCAGGCCAGAGCAGAGTGACGTGGACCGCCTGTGCGCGGGGGTGGAGCAGGGCCTCCTGGGGGGCCAGGCCACTGAGCCCCCAGACAGGGCCGACAAGGGCCAGAAGGGCGCCAAAGGCGagaagacagggaaagacaagaaGCAGATCCAGACGTCACCCGTGCCGGTTCGGAGGGGCAGCAGGGCCGAGGAAAAGAGGGAGTCCCGCGTCAAGAGCTACTCGCCCTGCGCGTTCAAGTTCTTCATGGAGCAGCACGTGGAGAATGTCCTGAAGACCCACCAGCAGAAGGTGGCCCGGAGGCTGCAGCTGGAGCAGGAGATGGCGAAG GCGGGACTGTGTGAGGCTGAGCAGGAGCAGATGAGGAAGATCCTCTACCAGAAGGAGTCCAATTACAATAGGCTGAAGAGGGCGAAGATGGACAAGTCCATGTTTGTGAAGATAAAGACCCTGGGCGTTGGCGCCTTCGGGGAGGTGTGCCTGGCCTGCAAGGTGGACACGCACGCCCTGTACGCCATGAAGACCCTGCGGAAGAGGGACGTCCTGAGCCGCAACCAGGTGGCCCATGTCAAGGCCGAGAGGGACATCCTGGCCGAGGCGGACAACGAGTGGGTGGTCAAGCTGTACTATTCCTTCCAGGACAAGGACAGCCTGTACTTCGTGATGGACTACATCCCGGGGGGCGACATGATGAGCTTGCTGATCCGGATGGAGGTCTTCCCTGAGCACCTGGCCCGCTTCTACATCGCGGAGCTGACGCTGGCCATCGAGAGCGTCCACAGGATGGGCTTCATCCACCGGGACATCAAGCCGGACAACATCCTTATAGACCTGGATGGCCACATTAAGCTCACGGACTTCGGCCTCTGCACTGGCTTCCGGTGGACTCACAATTCCAAGTACTACCAGAAAG GGACCCACACCAGGCAGGACAGCATGGAGCCCAGCGACCTCTGGGACGACGTGTCTAGCTGTCGCTGCGGAGACAGGCTCAAGACCCTGGAGCAGAGAGCCCGGAGGCAGCACCAGAGGTGCCTGGCTCACTCCCTGGTTGGGACCCCAAATTACATCGCCCCGGAGGTGCTCCTCCGAAAAG GGTACACCCAGCTCTGTGACTGGTGGAGTGTCGGCGTGATTCTCTTCGAGATGCTGGTGGGGCAGCCGCCCTTTTTGGCCCCAACTCCCACAGAAACCCAGCTGAAG GTGGTCAACTGGGAAAGCACGCTGCACATCCCCGCCCAGGCCGAGCTGAGCCCTGAGGCCCGGGACCTCATCGCCAAGCTGTGCTGCTCGGCGGAGCACCGGCTGGGCCGGAACGGAGCCGCCGACCTGAAGGCCCACCCGTTCCTGGGCGCCGTCGACTTCTCCAGTGACATCCGGAGGCAGCCGGCGCCCTACGTGCCCAAGATCAGCCACCCCATGGACACCTCCAACTTCGACCCGGTGGACGAGGAGGGCCCCTGGCAGGCCGGCAGCGAGGACAGCACCAAGGCCTGGGACGCGCTCGCCTCCCCGGGCGGCAGGCACCCCGAGCACGCCTTCTACGAGTTCACTTTCCGGAGGTTCTTTGACGACAACGGCCACCCGTTCCGCTGCCCGAagccggcggggccgggggcgcaGGCCGAGGGCTGCCAGCCCGT ACTTGCGACATGA
- the LATS2 gene encoding serine/threonine-protein kinase LATS2 isoform X2, with translation MRPKTFPATTYSGNSRQRLQEIREGLKQPSKPTAPGPPGGPGSDAALDAKVLGGKDAARQQQQQMRSAPKFGPYQKALREIRYSLLPFANESGPSAAAEVNRQMLQELVDAGCDQEMAGRALKQTGSRSIEAALEFISKMGYLEPGKEQIVRVVKQTSPGKGLAPTSVPRRPSFEGAGDPFPPYPQMSGAAYEGPAALEEAPRQYSDFLFAGAGPHCGPGRQHQPKGYEAPPLQGPHYRPHLLVPGEGLGYGIQRSPSFQSKSPPEAGGYASLATKGPAVPPGAGHAFQPTGATAGAYTPHPHHKQAHQVHVLGSRGPVFAGDSPPPSLVTPSRSSLNVDLYDLASPSAQQWPGATLTRRDSLQKPVAFLPEGPVPSRTNSFNSHQQPVAVPLRAGAPGKAEPSVSSPNTVTAVTAAHILHPVKSVRVMRPEPQTAVGPSHPAWVPAPTPAGESLASKDEHPLTLGGASAHPLDVEYGGTEARGRPPPYPKHLLLQSRPEQSDVDRLCAGVEQGLLGGQATEPPDRADKGQKGAKGEKTGKDKKQIQTSPVPVRRGSRAEEKRESRVKSYSPCAFKFFMEQHVENVLKTHQQKVARRLQLEQEMAKAGLCEAEQEQMRKILYQKESNYNRLKRAKMDKSMFVKIKTLGVGAFGEVCLACKVDTHALYAMKTLRKRDVLSRNQDKDSLYFVMDYIPGGDMMSLLIRMEVFPEHLARFYIAELTLAIESVHRMGFIHRDIKPDNILIDLDGHIKLTDFGLCTGFRWTHNSKYYQKGTHTRQDSMEPSDLWDDVSSCRCGDRLKTLEQRARRQHQRCLAHSLVGTPNYIAPEVLLRKGYTQLCDWWSVGVILFEMLVGQPPFLAPTPTETQLKVVNWESTLHIPAQAELSPEARDLIAKLCCSAEHRLGRNGAADLKAHPFLGAVDFSSDIRRQPAPYVPKISHPMDTSNFDPVDEEGPWQAGSEDSTKAWDALASPGGRHPEHAFYEFTFRRFFDDNGHPFRCPKPAGPGAQAEGCQPVLAT, from the exons ATGAGGCCAAAGACTTTCCCTGCCACAACGTACTCCGGGAACAGCCGGCAGCGGCTGCAGGAGATCCGGGAGGGGTTGAAGCAGCCCTCCAAGCCCACGGCCCCGGGGCCGCCTGGGGGCCCTGGCAGCGACGCAGCCCTGGACGCCAAGGTCCTGGGCGGCAAGGATGCAgcccggcagcagcagcagcagatgaGAAGCGCCCCGAAGTTCGGGCCCTACCAGAAAGCACTGAGGGAGATCAGGTACTCCCTGCTGCCCTTTGCTAACGAGTCGGGACCCTCGGCAGCTGCAGAAGTGAACCGACAGATGCTGCAGGAGCTGGTGGACGCGGGCTGCGACCAG GAGATGGCGGGCAGGGCCCTCAAGCAGACCGGGAGCCGCAGCATCGAGGCCGCCCTGGAGTTCATCAGCAAGATGGGCTACCTGGAGCCGGGCAAGGAGCAGATCGTGCGGGTCGTCAAGCAGACCTCCCCAG GAAAGGGCCTCGCGCCAACCTCTGTGCCACGGAGGCCGAGCTTTGAAGGAGCTGGGGACCCTTTCCCGCCCTACCCCCAGATGAGCGGGGCAGCCTACGAGGGCCCAGCCGCCCTGGAGGAGGCGCCCCGCCAGTACTCGGACTTCCTCTTCGCGGGCGCCGGCCCTCACTGCGGGCCCGGCCGGCAGCACCAGCCCAAAGGCTATGAGGCGCCCCCACTGCAGGGCCCGCACTACCGGCCCCACCTGCTGGTGCCCGGGGAGGGCCTGGGCTACGGCATCCAGCGCAGCCCCTCCTTCCAGAGCAAGAGTCCGCCGGAGGCAGGCGGGTACGCCAGCCTGGCCACCAAGGGCCCGGCCGTGCCGCCTGGGGCTGGCCACGCGTTTCAGCCCACAGGAGCCACGGCCGGAGCCTACACGCCCCACCCTCACCACAAACAGGCCCACCAGGTGCACGTGCTCGGCTCCCGGGGGCCCGTGTTTGCAGGCGACAGCCCCCCGCCCAGCCTGGTCACACCCTCCAGGAGCAGCCTGAATGTGGACCTGTACGACCTGGCCAGCCCCTCAGCCCAGCAGTGGCCCGGCGCCACCCTGACCCGGCGCGACTCTCTCCAGAAGCCTGTGGCCTTCCTTCCCGAAGGCCCGGTCCCCAGCAGGACGAACTCTTTCAACAGCCACCAGCAGCCGGTGGCTGTGCCCCTGCGGGCGGGAGCACCAGGCAAGGCCGAGCCCTCCGTGTCCTCCCCTAACACTGTGACAGCCGTGACGGCCGCCCACATCCTGCACCCGGTGAAGAGCGTCCGCGTGATGAGGCCTGAGCCCCAGACAGCCGTGGGGCCCTCCCACCCGGCCTGGGTGCCAGCGCCCACCCCCGCGGGGGAGAGCCTGGCCTCCAAGGACGAGCACCCCCTAACCCTGGGGGGCGCCAGCGCCCACCCACTGGATGTGGAGTACGGGGGCACCGAGGCCAGAGGCCGGCCCCCACCCTACCCGAAGCACCTCCTGCTGCAGAGCAGGCCAGAGCAGAGTGACGTGGACCGCCTGTGCGCGGGGGTGGAGCAGGGCCTCCTGGGGGGCCAGGCCACTGAGCCCCCAGACAGGGCCGACAAGGGCCAGAAGGGCGCCAAAGGCGagaagacagggaaagacaagaaGCAGATCCAGACGTCACCCGTGCCGGTTCGGAGGGGCAGCAGGGCCGAGGAAAAGAGGGAGTCCCGCGTCAAGAGCTACTCGCCCTGCGCGTTCAAGTTCTTCATGGAGCAGCACGTGGAGAATGTCCTGAAGACCCACCAGCAGAAGGTGGCCCGGAGGCTGCAGCTGGAGCAGGAGATGGCGAAG GCGGGACTGTGTGAGGCTGAGCAGGAGCAGATGAGGAAGATCCTCTACCAGAAGGAGTCCAATTACAATAGGCTGAAGAGGGCGAAGATGGACAAGTCCATGTTTGTGAAGATAAAGACCCTGGGCGTTGGCGCCTTCGGGGAGGTGTGCCTGGCCTGCAAGGTGGACACGCACGCCCTGTACGCCATGAAGACCCTGCGGAAGAGGGACGTCCTGAGCCGCAACCAG GACAAGGACAGCCTGTACTTCGTGATGGACTACATCCCGGGGGGCGACATGATGAGCTTGCTGATCCGGATGGAGGTCTTCCCTGAGCACCTGGCCCGCTTCTACATCGCGGAGCTGACGCTGGCCATCGAGAGCGTCCACAGGATGGGCTTCATCCACCGGGACATCAAGCCGGACAACATCCTTATAGACCTGGATGGCCACATTAAGCTCACGGACTTCGGCCTCTGCACTGGCTTCCGGTGGACTCACAATTCCAAGTACTACCAGAAAG GGACCCACACCAGGCAGGACAGCATGGAGCCCAGCGACCTCTGGGACGACGTGTCTAGCTGTCGCTGCGGAGACAGGCTCAAGACCCTGGAGCAGAGAGCCCGGAGGCAGCACCAGAGGTGCCTGGCTCACTCCCTGGTTGGGACCCCAAATTACATCGCCCCGGAGGTGCTCCTCCGAAAAG GGTACACCCAGCTCTGTGACTGGTGGAGTGTCGGCGTGATTCTCTTCGAGATGCTGGTGGGGCAGCCGCCCTTTTTGGCCCCAACTCCCACAGAAACCCAGCTGAAG GTGGTCAACTGGGAAAGCACGCTGCACATCCCCGCCCAGGCCGAGCTGAGCCCTGAGGCCCGGGACCTCATCGCCAAGCTGTGCTGCTCGGCGGAGCACCGGCTGGGCCGGAACGGAGCCGCCGACCTGAAGGCCCACCCGTTCCTGGGCGCCGTCGACTTCTCCAGTGACATCCGGAGGCAGCCGGCGCCCTACGTGCCCAAGATCAGCCACCCCATGGACACCTCCAACTTCGACCCGGTGGACGAGGAGGGCCCCTGGCAGGCCGGCAGCGAGGACAGCACCAAGGCCTGGGACGCGCTCGCCTCCCCGGGCGGCAGGCACCCCGAGCACGCCTTCTACGAGTTCACTTTCCGGAGGTTCTTTGACGACAACGGCCACCCGTTCCGCTGCCCGAagccggcggggccgggggcgcaGGCCGAGGGCTGCCAGCCCGT ACTTGCGACATGA